Sequence from the Panicum virgatum strain AP13 chromosome 5N, P.virgatum_v5, whole genome shotgun sequence genome:
TGGAACACCTATCAAAATAGAATTTTGTTCCTAATTTTGCGATCAGGATTGAGAACACGGGTCGCCGATTCCGATATTACATTGGTTGTTGCAATCCGACACCAACACCATGTCCGCGCGTCTACATATGTGTTGTGTGCGTCCCGGGCCCATAGCACACGCACGAAACGCCTGTTCTCCGGTGTCCAGCTAGTACTCGACTCTGCATCCCTCACGCTCGAATCGGTCGctgccgacgacgacgatgaacACCGGCGGCAACTCGCTGCCGTCGCAGTCGTGCCCCGACGGCGCGAAGCGGCGCGTGTGCTACTACTATGACCGCTGCATCGCCGGCGTCGACTACGGCGAGGACCACGTCATGGTGCCTCGCCGCGTCGACATGGCGCACGCGCTCATTCGCTCCTACGGCCTGCTCGGCGACATGACCCGCCTCCGCACCAGGCCCGCCACCgacgccgagatctccggcttCCACGGCGCCCGCTACGTCGGGCTCCTGCGGGACCTCACCCCGGAGGgcttcggcgccggcggcgaggtcgcgcGCCGGGCCAGGGGCTGCAACGTCGGCGCGGTCTCCACATACGGCCGCTCCGTCGACAACCCCCCCGTCGCCGGCCTCTGGGACTACTGCCAGCGCTACGCCGGCGGGTCgctggccgcggcgcgcgcgctcgccagcGGGGAGGCCGACGTCGCCATCAACTGGTCCGGCGGCATGCACCACGCGTGCCGGGACAAGGCCAGCGGCTTCTGCTACGTGAACGACATCGTGCTCGCCATCGAAGAGCTCCTCGGCCACTTCCGGCGCGTGCTGTACGTGGACATCGACGTGCaccacggcgacggcgtcgaGACCGCCTTCGTCAGGTCCAACCGGGTGATGACCGTGTCCTTCCACCAGTGCACCGAGGGCTTCTTCCCGGAGCAGAGGGGGCTCATCGAGCACGTCGGCGAAGGGACCGGCCGGCTCCGCGCCGTGAACGTGCCGATGAAGAAGGGCATGGACGACGATGGGTACCGCCGGCTGTTCGAGCCCATCATGACAAGGGTCGTGGCGGTGTTCCAGCCGGAGGCCATCGTGATGCAGTGTGGCGCTGACTCGCTCTCCGGCGATAGGCTTGGCCACCAGAACCTGTCTATCGCCGGCCACGCCCGGTGCGTCAGCTTCATGCGGAGTTTCagcacgccgctgctgctcctcggcggcggcgggtacaCCATCAACCACGTCGCCGCCTGCTGGTGCTACGAGGTACACATACACTCCGCTTCAATCTGCTATCAAATAAGAAATTTCAAGAATCAAAAGTAAAATTCTAGGTGTCTTATATTTTAAATCATTCTCCATTTATATTGTGGCATTGATCATCAATTCGTGCTCACCGATTGGCCGATTCTAAATTTAACTTGTTTGATGCACGCAGACGGCAGTCGCCATCGGCAAGAACATCGCTGACGACATACCGCCACACTGCTACGACGGCTTGTATAGGAGCCAGGGCTACAAGCTCTTTTACCCGGCAGACAAGAACATGAAGAACGATAACACGGACACGTACGTGACGCGCACGAGGAGTGAAGTACTGCAGAACCTCTCTGAGCTCGAGGCCGCGCCGAGTGTCGAGTTCAAGGAGCCGGCGGGTGGGAGCATCGACGCCGAGGCGCTCTTCGACAGACGGCTCTCGCGGGAGGAGTACGACCCTATGCAGAGGTTGCACCGACGGTGCGGTGAGATGGAGGAGCGCGGCTTCTTTATAGAAGTAGGAAAGCGGCAGCTCGATCTGACCAAGTACTGATTTAAAATGGCGGCCACCAATATGTATTAGAAAACTAGGCGCGACTTTGCCTCGCCCTATTGGATCAGCCATTTGTGCAACTATAACAATGGTTGAGATGTTCTCTACATCTTGCTGTAGAAAAGGTTACATTTATTTACAAGGTCTTTTATGGTGCGCAATATTACCATATAATACTGTCAGAAAAGGACTCATATGTAAACATCGAACGGTCGAGATTTATTTATACCCGCCGCCATGCTCATCTACATCGGCATCGTCTTCTACGCCTTCACCCGCTAGCAGATCGACAAGCAAGAGCAGAATCTGGTGTTTGAACCATATCTTGTATGTGAAATGAAATCCTCAGATCTTGTGTGTCACCTTGTCTGTACAATGCAGCTGACGTTTGTAAATTATATGCTTAAGATTGTGTTTTCTGCAGTGCTTATTTTGAGCAAAGTGGGTCTATGTTGACACTagattttggcacgtgtcaaggaagagtattgcaaaggagaaaagatTCTGCGTCGTACGATCGATGGATTTGGAGGGATGGTTGCGTGTCACTGTTGAAAATCTTGTTGACTAAGGAAGGGGAgattgaccagatattttggcttcggttggcaagagttatcttattttAGAGTAGTTTTTGTTTCTTAAGATAGAATCGTTGTCGAATTgttattccggccagtccaccaggagtgtacccggcggtagagtttcaggatggggatctcagggccaagagctcgatggtaacacgaagatGCAGAGACTTAGACAAGGTCCGGGCCGCaatgagcgtaataccctacgtcctgtgttcggggttgtattagggtttgtggaatgctgcgAAAGAAGGAGTCTATGTATGGGTCGGCCTacgtctcctttatatagaccaggagccgtaggggtacaaggaatgatatGCTCGGATTGTTTTAtaaggaaggaggtcggttaagatccctagatattcGGGCTTCTAGCTGGAGCCTCTCATCCTAATCCATTGGGGATCCCCTCTGCgcacagccgagtcctgcacgccgagtggtcgtagccgagtcaccgagcagggtagtctccTGGATTTGGGGACCCCATTCAGcaggaggtacatagatctaccttCGTCAAGCCCCCGAGCGCCGGAGGGCCGAGTTGAACCTTGTCGTACTTGAACGAAGTCCTTTGGTGCTCATTAAGAATATCCATCGTTGTTGTAGATCCGAAACGGGATGCGCCCCTGGGCGCACCtgttgggtgtagcccccgagcctaggaaGGTTTCGGAGAAGCATTTCGAGGGTCAAAGAAATGATCTTTAACTCTTGTCTGTCCGAATGCTTGAGCGTCCAGCCAATATTCTTGTTACACGGATCCCCTGAGGGTATCAACCTTTAGCCACCTTGAGATTGCCATGGTGACCGAACCCGACTCGGTTACCCCGACCCTAAAGCCCTGGGTTAAGTCACTGACACTTTCCGAGTAGTCCAAACATCTGGGCCCTGAGGCCTTAGCTAGGTTATAGAGACTCGCTGAGCAATCACGGCGTCCGGCCCTGGTGGAGTCACGGAGATGCGCCGGGTCGTCACGGCATCCGGGCCTTGAGGTCCTGGCTGGGTATCGGAGACACACCGGGTCGTAGATGGCGCCCAACCCccaagcagggtcgctggcggagtcacagagacgcgccgggtcgtcacggcgtccgggccctgaggacCTGGCTGGGTCCCGGAGACACACCGGGTCGTAGATGGCGCCCAGCCCTGTGACAGTCCCCATTTTAAATATAAACCTAAGTCGGGAAAATAGTTTAAAATGCAAAACCTCAATTCAAACCCAGGTGAAACTTCCCGAACATACCCCAAATTGATGGCACAACTAAGTCATAACAAAAGAGTGGAGACAAGGTGAATttatgcacatgaaatgacaagttaaAACCCCCAAATTTTCAAATACTTAAAAGCCAAAAATCCGTTTAAATAGACtgaaaagtcaactctcacac
This genomic interval carries:
- the LOC120674808 gene encoding histone deacetylase 19-like, whose amino-acid sequence is MNTGGNSLPSQSCPDGAKRRVCYYYDRCIAGVDYGEDHVMVPRRVDMAHALIRSYGLLGDMTRLRTRPATDAEISGFHGARYVGLLRDLTPEGFGAGGEVARRARGCNVGAVSTYGRSVDNPPVAGLWDYCQRYAGGSLAAARALASGEADVAINWSGGMHHACRDKASGFCYVNDIVLAIEELLGHFRRVLYVDIDVHHGDGVETAFVRSNRVMTVSFHQCTEGFFPEQRGLIEHVGEGTGRLRAVNVPMKKGMDDDGYRRLFEPIMTRVVAVFQPEAIVMQCGADSLSGDRLGHQNLSIAGHARCVSFMRSFSTPLLLLGGGGYTINHVAACWCYETAVAIGKNIADDIPPHCYDGLYRSQGYKLFYPADKNMKNDNTDTYVTRTRSEVLQNLSELEAAPSVEFKEPAGGSIDAEALFDRRLSREEYDPMQRLHRRCGEMEERGFFIEVGKRQLDLTKY